Proteins co-encoded in one Sulfuricurvum sp. IAE1 genomic window:
- the hemH gene encoding ferrochelatase, whose translation MDRKNAVLLLNMGGPNNLGEVKTFLSNMFNDPRIIAAPAPVRRFIAWFITARRHRDASDNYARLGGKSPIVEHTRRVVHALSERVDADVFYVMRYTSPFTADVLREAAGYERICAIPLYPHFSSTTTLSSFDALYAEASRLGITDKIRTVEHYYSHPAYIGSVVERIKEALGSDDPSGFELVFSAHGLPQKIIDRGDPYQRHIRYSVYHVRRALNELGIFFAKTHLAYQSRLGPMEWIRPYLEDKLATLEKKKAIIVPIAFTIDNSETEFELDVEYREKAEHLGFEDYRVARAPNDHPRFIDALEALYRETAS comes from the coding sequence ATGGATCGAAAAAACGCGGTATTGCTGCTCAATATGGGGGGTCCCAACAATCTGGGAGAAGTCAAAACCTTTTTGAGCAACATGTTCAACGATCCCCGTATCATCGCCGCTCCCGCTCCGGTGCGAAGGTTCATCGCCTGGTTTATCACCGCCCGCCGCCACAGGGATGCAAGCGACAACTACGCCCGGTTGGGGGGAAAATCTCCTATCGTGGAACATACCCGCCGCGTCGTTCACGCTCTCTCGGAGCGCGTGGACGCGGACGTCTTCTACGTGATGCGTTACACCTCTCCGTTCACCGCGGACGTACTCCGCGAAGCGGCAGGTTACGAACGTATTTGTGCGATCCCTCTCTACCCCCATTTTTCATCCACCACAACCCTCTCATCATTCGATGCCCTCTACGCTGAAGCGTCCAGACTGGGAATCACCGACAAGATCCGCACGGTCGAACACTATTATTCCCATCCGGCGTACATCGGCTCCGTTGTCGAACGGATCAAAGAAGCGCTCGGAAGCGACGATCCGTCCGGCTTTGAACTCGTTTTCTCGGCCCACGGTCTGCCGCAAAAGATCATCGATCGCGGAGACCCCTACCAGCGTCACATACGCTACAGCGTCTATCACGTCCGTCGTGCGCTGAACGAGCTCGGCATCTTCTTTGCCAAAACCCACCTCGCCTATCAGTCCCGACTGGGTCCGATGGAATGGATACGTCCCTATCTGGAAGACAAACTAGCGACGCTGGAGAAAAAAAAGGCAATCATCGTCCCAATCGCCTTTACGATCGACAACTCCGAAACCGAATTCGAACTCGACGTCGAATACCGTGAAAAAGCGGAACATCTGGGCTTCGAAGACTACCGCGTCGCCCGCGCGCCCAACGATCATCCCCGTT